From the Leptospira biflexa serovar Patoc strain 'Patoc 1 (Paris)' genome, one window contains:
- a CDS encoding MaoC family dehydratase gives MVQKSVSPFGELAPTTPASLSEIKRNIYGRYLEEFNVGDIYVHPRQFTVDRSFAQEFATVFMDANPLYLSSEYAKAHGFSDLLVHPLMVFNLALSIGVQNNSEKALANLGYYNAQFLMPVYPGDTLSSRTKILAVDDKGPEKPGIVSVRTLCLNQKNEVVLQYERKIMIYQSNGKPKGNPKPGDASAYFPESKTPELKLPNLKFPTEMKDVTWGHTYFENFKPGQIYVHQNGRTITDEHYQWTYRVGNTHPLHYDKLYSAGISGPMGGEPVVYGGLVFGWLAGMASRDISENAIWELGFTEGYHTQPAFSGDTVTCISRILTTEDKGTEYGIPAGEVQIQFIGLKNIKANDALDKFGADLFLKENDKKKLGKDKIPEKIFEIERRLIIKKQP, from the coding sequence ATGGTTCAAAAATCAGTGTCCCCCTTTGGTGAGTTAGCTCCCACAACTCCTGCCTCTCTTTCTGAAATCAAAAGGAACATCTACGGACGATACCTCGAAGAATTCAATGTTGGTGACATTTACGTTCACCCACGCCAATTCACAGTCGACAGAAGTTTTGCCCAAGAATTTGCCACTGTGTTTATGGACGCCAATCCATTGTATCTTTCTAGTGAATACGCAAAAGCACACGGATTTTCAGACCTACTTGTTCACCCACTGATGGTTTTTAATTTAGCACTTTCCATTGGTGTTCAGAATAACAGTGAAAAGGCGCTTGCAAACCTCGGTTATTATAACGCTCAATTTTTAATGCCGGTGTATCCTGGAGACACATTATCCTCTCGCACAAAAATTTTGGCTGTGGACGATAAAGGTCCAGAGAAACCAGGAATCGTAAGTGTTAGAACACTTTGCCTCAACCAAAAAAACGAAGTGGTGTTACAATACGAACGTAAGATCATGATTTACCAATCCAATGGCAAACCAAAGGGGAATCCAAAACCAGGGGATGCTTCTGCCTATTTCCCTGAGTCAAAAACTCCAGAACTCAAACTTCCGAATCTAAAATTCCCAACAGAAATGAAAGATGTCACTTGGGGCCATACGTATTTTGAAAACTTCAAACCAGGCCAAATTTACGTTCACCAAAATGGACGAACCATCACAGATGAACACTACCAATGGACATACCGAGTTGGAAACACTCACCCACTGCATTACGATAAATTGTACTCAGCAGGAATCTCTGGCCCAATGGGTGGAGAACCAGTTGTTTATGGTGGACTCGTATTTGGTTGGTTAGCTGGAATGGCATCCCGCGATATTTCTGAAAACGCAATTTGGGAACTTGGATTCACAGAAGGATACCACACACAACCGGCATTTTCTGGTGATACCGTAACTTGTATTTCTCGTATCCTTACAACCGAAGACAAAGGAACAGAATACGGAATCCCTGCGGGAGAAGTGCAAATCCAATTCATTGGTCTCAAAAACATCAAAGCCAATGATGCATTGGATAAATTTGGTGCTGACCTTTTCCTCAAAGAGAATGATAAAAAGAAATTGGGGAAGGACAAAATCCCAGAAAAAATCTTCGAAATTGAAAGAAGATTGATCATCAAAAAACAACCATAA
- a CDS encoding AtpZ/AtpI family protein, with translation MTIDPKKQSPNQGDKSPMAMAGAGFEFVSSITLFVLVGYYLDDYLKSEPLWLLVGFFLGFVFAFYSLIKRAKENE, from the coding sequence GTGACCATCGACCCCAAAAAACAATCTCCTAACCAAGGGGACAAATCACCTATGGCCATGGCGGGTGCTGGATTTGAGTTTGTCTCCTCCATCACTCTCTTTGTCCTCGTTGGGTATTATTTGGATGACTATTTAAAATCAGAACCATTATGGCTTTTGGTTGGATTTTTTTTGGGGTTTGTTTTTGCGTTTTATTCCCTCATCAAACGTGCCAAAGAAAACGAATGA
- a CDS encoding MBL fold metallo-hydrolase encodes MKVTIPKRIPPMDDIGDGVFKIVLPQPFYAPNNIYLYEGNDGLTLIDSGYIESIPMLQASLKTKGFSLNDIRHIIYTHNHLDHISSALVLKSYAKHVTYYGYRAMADGVGNYLESMLLFEEATEDLFHKAFGDKKELDRILTESRKGWRQFFSKFGETKKGDPVLRIDVAIDHNDSLELGGRLFRFLYTPGHNLYHITPVDPATGVYFSGDLIIANLTAIYSEMDGNLGDYYFTLSKLLEEPIKRMLPAHGSEIEDPKKTITLVKKTLSILEKGVLRRLREGESDLKVLMEAAIGKKVHNGGHLPTALGLVYSIIQKLVLEGLIRIEKRENGYEVFHFVG; translated from the coding sequence TTGAAAGTTACCATCCCCAAACGAATTCCTCCGATGGATGACATCGGGGATGGTGTCTTTAAAATTGTTTTACCCCAACCTTTTTACGCACCAAATAACATTTATTTGTATGAGGGTAACGATGGCCTAACCCTGATCGATTCAGGTTACATCGAGTCGATCCCCATGTTACAAGCATCCCTTAAAACTAAGGGATTTTCGCTCAATGACATTCGGCATATCATTTACACACACAACCACCTGGATCATATTTCATCAGCCCTGGTCCTCAAATCCTATGCAAAACATGTGACGTATTATGGATACCGTGCTATGGCAGACGGAGTGGGGAATTACCTCGAGTCCATGTTACTCTTTGAAGAAGCAACAGAAGATTTGTTTCACAAAGCCTTTGGTGACAAAAAGGAACTAGATCGTATCCTTACCGAATCTCGTAAAGGTTGGCGTCAGTTTTTTAGTAAATTCGGGGAAACCAAAAAAGGGGATCCTGTTTTACGCATTGATGTTGCCATTGATCACAATGATAGTTTGGAGTTAGGAGGAAGGCTCTTCCGGTTTTTGTATACACCAGGTCATAATTTATACCATATCACACCAGTAGACCCTGCAACGGGTGTTTATTTTTCGGGAGACCTCATCATTGCCAATCTCACAGCCATTTATTCAGAGATGGATGGGAATTTAGGAGATTATTATTTTACACTCTCCAAATTATTGGAAGAACCCATCAAACGTATGTTACCTGCTCATGGAAGCGAGATTGAAGATCCAAAAAAAACCATAACCCTTGTGAAAAAAACTCTGAGCATCTTAGAGAAAGGTGTTTTACGAAGACTTCGGGAAGGGGAATCCGATTTAAAAGTTTTAATGGAAGCGGCAATCGGGAAAAAAGTTCATAATGGAGGCCACCTTCCAACAGCCCTTGGACTTGTTTACAGTATCATCCAAAAACTGGTGTTAGAGGGTCTAATCCGTATCGAAAAAAGAGAAAACGGATACGAAGTTTTCCATTTCGTTGGTTAA
- the lepB gene encoding signal peptidase I: protein MGLFSSIFQTKSKSESKEPEKEGAAASGISFGIIVVLVFAFKSSILDANNIPSGSMIPTLKIGDFLFVNKMRYSFRMPFTEKELFRIDDPKRGDIVTFIPPATALGQEESRSGIFAKRFVKRVIGLPGDTIRITRKFIETKDRGRVHFALVEYKEKGSSEFKSYEPKEVPIGKELSDLDNLEATQRALFKEVKPGFEHYILEGFEDDRRAHIFEYCDFLHGCEIPEGQYMVMGDNRDDSHDSRAWGFVKREDILGKALIIYFSIDWKDSTCEYKDGQELAEKGPEIAERFEGDALDRRCHYSEVFSSHNARYLGEESRFGWIERTLRYRLWRLSVRFDRIGRILQ, encoded by the coding sequence ATGGGATTATTTTCCTCCATCTTTCAGACCAAATCAAAATCAGAATCCAAAGAACCAGAAAAAGAAGGGGCTGCTGCCTCAGGGATTTCCTTTGGAATCATTGTTGTTCTCGTATTTGCTTTCAAATCATCCATATTAGATGCAAATAATATCCCCTCAGGATCAATGATCCCTACATTAAAAATTGGGGATTTTTTATTTGTGAATAAAATGCGTTATTCATTTCGAATGCCTTTTACAGAAAAGGAACTCTTTCGCATAGATGACCCAAAACGCGGTGACATTGTAACCTTCATACCACCTGCCACAGCTCTTGGCCAAGAAGAGTCACGTTCTGGAATTTTTGCAAAACGATTTGTCAAACGAGTGATTGGGCTTCCTGGAGATACCATTCGGATCACAAGAAAATTCATAGAAACAAAAGATCGTGGTAGAGTACACTTCGCACTTGTTGAATACAAAGAGAAGGGAAGTTCTGAATTCAAATCGTATGAACCAAAGGAAGTGCCGATCGGAAAAGAACTTTCTGATTTGGATAATTTAGAAGCCACACAAAGGGCTTTGTTCAAAGAAGTTAAACCTGGTTTTGAACATTATATTTTGGAAGGATTTGAAGACGACCGAAGGGCTCATATCTTTGAATACTGCGATTTTTTACATGGTTGTGAAATCCCAGAAGGACAGTACATGGTGATGGGTGACAATCGTGACGATTCTCATGACTCAAGGGCTTGGGGGTTTGTCAAACGAGAGGATATTTTAGGTAAGGCACTCATTATCTATTTTTCCATCGATTGGAAAGATTCGACCTGTGAATACAAAGATGGGCAAGAGTTGGCTGAAAAAGGACCGGAAATTGCGGAACGATTTGAAGGAGATGCTTTGGATCGCCGATGCCATTATTCCGAAGTTTTTTCTTCACATAACGCGCGTTACCTAGGAGAAGAGTCTAGGTTTGGTTGGATTGAAAGAACACTCCGTTACCGACTTTGGAGATTAAGCGTTCGATTTGACCGGATCGGCCGCATCTTACAGTGA
- a CDS encoding NADP-dependent glyceraldehyde-3-phosphate dehydrogenase: MSFVFPTEESIPPEYRISPIHQKTYLLGGEIREWNGETQMVQSPIFLNRNGKLEPVILGSYPSFDTAQSLEALEAAVTAYNHGTGVWPTSTPKERILAVNHFVSLMKEKRNQIILLLMWEIGKTEKDATKEFDRTIEYLEDTIASLLELESNSSKYISESGLIAQIKRSPYGVVLCMGPFNYPLNETFCTLIPAILMGNTVVFKPAKYGVLLLEPLLECFQKAFPPGVINTVYGDGAKVISPIMESGKIDVFAFIGSSHTANLITKKHPKLNRLRSVLGLNAKNPAIILPDTDLKSMVPEIVSGSLSYNGQRCTALKILFVHKDILDEFTKLYLEEFSKWKSGMPWEPGVHLTPLPEEGKTKWLKVLLDDAIANGAKILNPGGGEITESFMFPAILSPVSPKARLYHEEQFGPLVPIVPYSNIEEPLEYIIKSNMGQQASVFGEDPNVVGKLIDTLVNQVARVNWNAQCQRGPDVFPFSGRKDSADGTLSVSDALRVFSLRTVVSFKDTEKGRNLLGDVLKTKSSRYLSEEFHL; encoded by the coding sequence ATGAGCTTTGTTTTTCCTACTGAAGAATCCATCCCTCCCGAGTACCGCATCAGTCCCATCCACCAAAAAACATACCTACTCGGTGGTGAAATTCGGGAATGGAACGGAGAAACACAGATGGTTCAGTCTCCAATTTTTTTGAATCGGAACGGGAAATTGGAACCAGTCATTCTTGGGTCCTATCCCAGTTTTGACACAGCACAAAGTCTCGAAGCCTTAGAAGCAGCTGTAACGGCATACAATCATGGAACAGGCGTTTGGCCCACTTCCACTCCGAAGGAACGGATTTTGGCAGTGAACCACTTCGTTTCTTTGATGAAAGAAAAAAGAAACCAAATCATCTTACTCCTCATGTGGGAGATCGGAAAAACAGAAAAAGATGCCACAAAAGAATTTGATCGCACGATCGAATACTTAGAAGACACGATTGCATCACTACTCGAACTCGAATCCAATTCCTCAAAGTACATTTCCGAAAGTGGACTGATTGCTCAAATCAAACGTTCCCCGTATGGTGTTGTCCTTTGTATGGGGCCATTTAACTATCCCTTAAACGAAACATTTTGTACACTCATCCCGGCCATTCTTATGGGAAATACCGTAGTCTTCAAACCTGCCAAATATGGAGTTTTACTCTTAGAACCACTACTCGAATGCTTTCAGAAGGCTTTCCCACCTGGTGTCATCAATACCGTTTACGGTGATGGGGCAAAGGTCATCTCACCCATTATGGAATCAGGGAAAATTGATGTATTTGCCTTTATTGGTTCTAGCCATACTGCAAACCTCATCACTAAAAAACATCCAAAACTCAACCGCCTAAGATCTGTTTTAGGACTGAATGCAAAAAATCCTGCCATCATCCTTCCCGACACTGACTTAAAATCAATGGTCCCAGAAATTGTTTCCGGGTCATTGTCTTATAATGGACAAAGGTGCACCGCTCTCAAAATTCTTTTTGTTCACAAAGACATCTTAGACGAATTTACGAAATTGTATTTAGAGGAATTTTCCAAATGGAAGTCTGGCATGCCTTGGGAACCAGGTGTCCACCTAACTCCACTCCCTGAAGAAGGGAAAACAAAATGGTTAAAGGTACTTTTAGATGATGCCATCGCAAATGGTGCTAAAATCTTAAATCCAGGTGGTGGTGAAATTACAGAATCGTTTATGTTCCCTGCCATCCTTTCACCAGTCTCACCTAAGGCACGTTTGTATCATGAAGAACAGTTTGGACCACTGGTTCCCATTGTTCCCTACTCTAACATCGAAGAACCTTTGGAATACATCATAAAATCCAACATGGGACAACAAGCCAGTGTCTTTGGTGAAGATCCGAATGTCGTTGGTAAACTGATTGATACCCTTGTGAACCAAGTGGCTCGTGTAAATTGGAATGCACAGTGCCAACGTGGACCAGATGTGTTTCCCTTTTCAGGGCGAAAAGATTCCGCTGACGGAACCCTTTCTGTCTCCGACGCACTCCGCGTGTTTTCCTTACGGACCGTTGTCAGCTTCAAGGATACAGAAAAGGGACGTAATCTTCTCGGAGATGTACTGAAAACAAAAAGTTCTCGTTACCTTTCCGAAGAATTTCACTTGTAA
- a CDS encoding DUF2079 domain-containing protein has protein sequence MDHQTKVLPRLVFVSALLFIVSSSYHAYELTNFFVNSFLFHDADYIGISDVLLSLWEGKGYESHYYSESVNGSYLEHHFAPGMVFLSPFVGLVPDRFGLALGVFFFYQLTVVFLILWSYQIIQKNNPEISIPFLVIWVILTNQMYLYRIGSSFHFEILVVMFGSIFFYVWEKTKRITSKEIDSKFVSPLTALFTFFCLGICLFLFLIQKEDIGMYLILFLLPRFLFQIYKQVSEHKLSSWRDLFSIQKHPSFVLLTFILGITIVYLCYVFIIYPYFHDMNSYLTWSRILRQDYHSSFKQVTSVTKSFQIYLEIVVSGGLGIFQMVLEILGVSLIYLTHFFSSRPWHHEVYSYYSYSLVPYLLYTGIVWAKSKRQVSLPFLYFILACVFWRNSLDQNFPLATESKEQWYDPKVQSEVVHDLHFVNEEMKQNPIQPSKEIIVFSQYNVSFLITEKAKVYPLTHLSNQSQICKGERICYLVVAPNLTNQTLWPTKRILNHRDEVTSLPKTKLVWQGKQVEVWNLSNPKEDRF, from the coding sequence ATGGATCACCAAACGAAAGTCCTTCCCCGTCTTGTATTTGTGAGTGCTCTTCTTTTTATCGTTTCTAGTTCGTATCATGCGTACGAGCTCACAAATTTTTTTGTAAATTCGTTTCTTTTCCACGATGCAGACTACATTGGAATCTCAGATGTATTACTTTCTCTTTGGGAAGGAAAGGGATATGAAAGCCATTATTATAGTGAGTCTGTGAATGGCAGTTACTTGGAACATCACTTTGCACCTGGGATGGTTTTTTTATCTCCCTTCGTCGGACTTGTGCCTGATCGATTTGGATTGGCACTAGGAGTATTTTTTTTCTACCAACTAACAGTTGTATTTTTGATTTTATGGTCTTACCAAATTATACAAAAAAACAATCCAGAAATTTCGATCCCATTTCTTGTGATTTGGGTGATTTTGACAAACCAAATGTATTTGTATCGGATTGGTTCTAGTTTCCATTTTGAAATCCTTGTTGTAATGTTTGGATCTATCTTTTTTTACGTTTGGGAAAAAACAAAAAGAATCACATCCAAAGAAATAGATTCAAAATTTGTTTCCCCACTTACAGCACTTTTCACTTTCTTTTGTTTGGGAATTTGCCTTTTTCTTTTTCTGATACAAAAAGAAGACATTGGGATGTATTTGATTTTGTTTCTATTACCCCGTTTTCTTTTTCAAATCTACAAACAAGTTTCCGAACACAAACTCTCCTCGTGGAGGGACCTTTTTTCGATCCAAAAACATCCTTCGTTTGTTTTACTTACCTTCATTCTTGGAATTACGATCGTTTATCTTTGTTATGTTTTTATCATCTATCCTTATTTCCATGACATGAATTCTTATCTGACATGGTCTCGCATCCTGAGACAAGATTACCATTCCTCCTTTAAACAGGTCACTAGTGTAACTAAGTCGTTTCAAATCTATTTGGAAATTGTGGTGAGTGGAGGCCTTGGGATTTTCCAAATGGTCCTTGAGATTTTGGGAGTGAGTTTGATTTACCTCACTCATTTTTTTTCTTCTAGGCCATGGCATCATGAAGTGTATTCGTATTACAGTTATTCGCTCGTTCCCTATCTTTTATATACTGGGATCGTTTGGGCCAAATCGAAACGACAAGTCTCACTTCCTTTTTTATATTTCATCCTGGCTTGTGTGTTTTGGAGAAATTCCCTTGATCAAAATTTTCCACTCGCAACCGAATCCAAGGAGCAGTGGTATGATCCCAAGGTTCAAAGTGAGGTAGTTCATGATTTACATTTTGTAAATGAAGAGATGAAACAAAATCCGATCCAACCCTCAAAAGAGATCATCGTCTTTTCTCAGTACAACGTATCTTTTTTAATCACAGAGAAAGCCAAAGTTTACCCTCTTACACATCTTTCGAACCAATCCCAAATCTGCAAAGGAGAGAGAATTTGTTATCTTGTGGTCGCACCTAATTTGACGAACCAAACCCTTTGGCCGACAAAACGAATCCTAAATCATCGGGATGAGGTCACAAGTCTTCCGAAAACAAAATTGGTATGGCAAGGGAAACAAGTGGAAGTATGGAACCTTTCGAATCCAAAGGAAGATCGTTTTTAA
- a CDS encoding esterase/lipase family protein, with protein MIQILINSLAGKTVSLTQKTTDSLLKGVQFLVHGSLTKTGDGLDLLSNAFFYKPEWRDSLQKLGVQVRDTGLRSNEELQKTIELTNQAFDKALFKVELTAKKSDDMVFDNRMVSSILGSSHNQKFKLTKIDMSFRTFGKDITAKETISEFQTSGKTKSVIFLPGLFTDESVWQEQTVEYKNRQIKSPGLATELEECGYFSFYLRYNHGLPIHENGKKLMHLLDVFFEENKEIKPDIICYSLGCLIFRSCLYYAKLENKPWITRFGRITLIAAPNKGSYLEKIGFWLGFLFEKSPNVAMKIIGMIGNLRSDAIKDLSFGLIRKEEKGWKETISGYFSETYFGELDDLDVYQAYALMEGPENPLQNFLGDGIVEKKSLTYLTDKVFDKKTNPSLRTLELKKQNHFSIISSRPLIHWVKEVFGVAPKA; from the coding sequence GTGATCCAAATCCTCATCAATTCCCTTGCTGGGAAAACCGTATCCCTCACCCAAAAAACAACAGACTCTCTCTTAAAAGGCGTGCAGTTCTTAGTCCATGGCAGCCTCACAAAAACGGGTGATGGACTCGATCTATTGTCCAATGCATTTTTCTACAAACCAGAATGGAGGGATTCTCTCCAAAAACTCGGTGTACAAGTCCGAGACACGGGGTTACGTTCCAATGAAGAATTACAAAAAACAATCGAACTCACAAACCAAGCCTTTGATAAGGCACTCTTTAAGGTAGAACTCACCGCCAAAAAATCTGATGATATGGTGTTTGATAACCGAATGGTTTCCAGTATATTAGGAAGTTCTCATAATCAAAAATTCAAACTCACAAAAATTGATATGAGTTTTCGCACATTTGGTAAAGACATCACGGCCAAAGAAACCATTTCCGAATTCCAAACTTCTGGCAAAACCAAATCTGTAATTTTCCTACCAGGTCTTTTTACTGATGAATCAGTTTGGCAAGAACAAACGGTGGAATACAAAAATAGACAAATCAAATCCCCAGGCCTTGCCACTGAACTTGAGGAATGTGGTTACTTTTCGTTTTACCTTCGTTACAACCATGGCCTTCCCATCCATGAAAATGGGAAAAAACTCATGCACCTTTTGGATGTTTTTTTTGAAGAAAATAAGGAGATCAAACCAGATATCATTTGTTATAGTTTGGGTTGTCTCATCTTTCGGTCTTGTCTCTATTATGCAAAATTGGAAAACAAACCATGGATCACAAGGTTTGGTCGCATCACACTCATTGCCGCACCAAACAAAGGTTCGTATTTGGAAAAAATTGGTTTTTGGCTCGGCTTTTTGTTTGAAAAAAGTCCCAATGTTGCCATGAAAATCATTGGTATGATTGGAAACCTAAGGAGTGATGCCATCAAAGATTTATCCTTTGGTCTCATTCGAAAGGAAGAAAAAGGATGGAAGGAAACCATATCCGGATATTTTTCCGAAACCTATTTTGGTGAGTTAGATGATTTGGATGTCTACCAAGCCTATGCTCTTATGGAAGGACCCGAGAACCCATTACAAAATTTTTTGGGTGATGGCATTGTAGAGAAAAAAAGCCTCACTTATCTGACAGACAAAGTCTTCGACAAAAAAACAAACCCAAGTTTACGCACCTTGGAACTGAAAAAACAAAATCATTTTTCTATCATTAGCTCACGTCCCCTCATCCATTGGGTGAAAGAAGTGTTCGGGGTGGCACCAAAGGCCTAA
- a CDS encoding DUF1554 domain-containing protein, with amino-acid sequence MCWNRLFSIVFTLSLLSCNPVKSNDAFVFTLINGLTTTATNSFLIGSSSKINVTSASVVLYFGTPQLFGFSLVKQPTANVVLSFTNAKLDAIGNLTFTSGNYNFPQLITLDSNTEIMETSILYVNVASADPEFNGISGQIPIYHRNVVITYTGSSFIFKEDNVAPTLTPTLGFPITSCSVLPALPNGLTLNTSTCVISGTPTDPNPLPGSTYTITATDGPNTDTENITISVEPTIYKVFVTASTFNGNLQGAEANGPAGADVKCNADANKPSTGTYKAMVVDGTNRSACSSPNCSGGAGENLFWVFQENSIYVRANDSASLFTPSTAGIIPAPSTILNHNFDSGTTKYFWTGFAMTAYWQEATDEPTNSCVDWTDGSVTAVTTDGGRVGASDSRTYSAFRSGSGRSCSDTYHLLCVEQ; translated from the coding sequence ATGTGTTGGAATCGGTTATTTTCTATTGTGTTCACATTGAGTCTGCTTTCCTGTAATCCTGTAAAATCAAATGATGCGTTTGTATTTACGCTGATCAATGGTCTAACCACAACGGCAACCAATTCGTTTTTAATTGGAAGTTCCTCGAAAATCAATGTGACAAGTGCAAGTGTGGTATTGTATTTTGGAACCCCACAATTGTTTGGATTTTCACTCGTAAAACAACCCACAGCAAACGTTGTGCTTTCTTTCACCAATGCAAAGTTAGATGCCATCGGCAATTTGACATTCACATCTGGCAATTATAATTTCCCTCAATTGATTACACTCGATTCCAATACAGAAATTATGGAAACATCAATCTTGTATGTGAACGTTGCAAGTGCCGATCCAGAATTCAACGGAATCAGTGGCCAAATTCCCATTTATCATCGAAATGTCGTCATCACGTATACAGGCAGTTCTTTTATCTTTAAAGAAGACAATGTAGCACCGACTCTCACTCCTACACTAGGATTCCCTATTACTAGTTGTTCCGTGTTACCTGCACTCCCCAATGGACTCACGCTGAATACAAGCACATGTGTGATATCCGGTACACCGACGGATCCAAATCCGCTACCAGGTTCCACATACACAATCACAGCAACGGATGGACCAAATACTGATACAGAAAATATAACCATCAGTGTGGAACCGACAATTTATAAAGTTTTTGTCACGGCATCTACATTTAATGGAAATCTCCAAGGGGCCGAGGCAAATGGTCCCGCAGGTGCTGATGTAAAATGTAATGCAGATGCCAACAAACCATCAACTGGAACTTACAAAGCGATGGTAGTTGATGGAACCAATCGGAGTGCATGTAGTTCACCAAATTGTAGTGGTGGCGCCGGTGAAAACTTATTCTGGGTCTTTCAAGAAAATAGTATTTATGTAAGGGCAAATGATTCTGCGTCTTTGTTCACTCCAAGTACAGCGGGCATCATTCCAGCACCAAGCACGATTCTAAATCATAATTTTGATTCCGGTACTACAAAATATTTTTGGACTGGATTTGCAATGACCGCATATTGGCAAGAAGCAACAGATGAGCCAACAAATAGCTGTGTTGATTGGACCGATGGTTCTGTAACAGCGGTTACTACAGATGGTGGTCGTGTGGGTGCATCTGACAGTAGGACTTATTCTGCCTTTCGATCAGGAAGTGGTCGAAGTTGCAGCGACACCTACCACCTCCTCTGCGTTGAACAGTAA